A single Amphiprion ocellaris isolate individual 3 ecotype Okinawa chromosome 1, ASM2253959v1, whole genome shotgun sequence DNA region contains:
- the tjp1a gene encoding tight junction protein ZO-1 isoform X12, protein MKYQKYITVMQMAMGVTASNKDCLPAKRQLWVTPQDGETSPSGAPGCSDGPIGATGGAGAMAMPATSTLSLPMSQGKPSLRRIKGRIHRSKSLDSLDLLDSNSAAMEETVIWEQHTVTLHRAPGFGFGIAISGGRDNPHFQSGETSIVISDVLKGGPAEGLLQENDRVVMVNAVSMDNVEHAYAVQQLRKSGKNAKITIRRKRKVQIPVSRPGDRETMSEHEEEDSDEEDGYDHHSGRGGQSAYGGASGGTGTGRRHDRERSNSGRRDHSASRERSVSPRSDRRSQASSAPPRPAKVTLVKSRKNEEYGLRLASHIFVKDISPESLAARDGNIQEGDVVLKINGTVTENLSLIDAKKLIERSKGKLKMVVQRDERATLLNIPDLDDSIPSANNSDRDDISEIHSLTSDHSNRSHGRGSRSRSPDRPETSDHLRHSPRQISNGSHRSRDEDRISKPGAMSTPVKSSDDGVLSQASDQASSRDDKQLPPLPEPKPVYAQPGQPDVDLPVSPSDAPVPSAAHDDSILRPSMKLVKFKKAESVGLRLAGGNDVGIFVAGVLEDSPAAKEGLEEGDQILRVNNVDFANIIREEAVLFLLDLPKGDEVTILAQKKKDVYRRIVESDVGDSFYIRTHFEYEKESPYGLSFNKGEVFRVVDTLYNGKLGSWLAIRIGKNHQEVERGIIPNKNRAEQLSSVQYTLPKTPGGDRADFWRFRGLRSSKRNLRKSREDLSAQPVQTKFPAYERVVLREAGFLRPVVIFGPIADVAREKLAREEPDIFELAKSEPRDAGTDQKSSGIIRLHTIKQIIDRDKHAVLDITPNAVDRLNYAQWYPIVVFLNPDTKQGVKNMRTRLCPESRKSARKLYERALKLRKNNHHLFTTTINLNSMNDGWFGALKELIQQQQNQLVWVSEGKADGAAEDDLDIHDDRLSYLSAPGSEYSMYSTDSRHTSDYEDTDTEGGAYTDQELDETLNDDVGPPTEPAITRSSEPVREDPPVIQEPPGYAGYQHTVQPDPLNRIDPAGFKAPAPQQMFQKDPYSTDNIGRISHSMKPVTYSPQQGYHPDQQPYRDYDHPPSRYDVSSSGVSSGGGYPEPKYRNYDSNPPYENSVPHYDQQQWNPYNQPLSTANSQSYDPRLPYGDGPDSQYTPPLRYDEPPPQQGFDGRPRYGKPTGPAPVRYDDPPPPAPGSDLHYDQDSHLSTYPSASRSPEPAAQRPAYNQGPTLQQKGYKPQQYDPAPVNSETSPTPPPKAEAPSPSPVDFPKPAPARDEHQEDDPAMRPQSVLTRVKMFENKRSVSMDRARDTGDLSGNKAADLPLKAGGVIPKANSLSNLDQERTFRAPEPQKPQSKVADDIVRSNHYDPDEDEDYYRKQLSYFDKLQAGPNKPQPQAQSAHSYPRTESVEKPSPVEKKYEPVPQVTPSLPPATLPKPPAEAKPSAREDTVQTNFLPHKSFPEKSPVNGTSEQPPKSVTNTGAPPTSSYNRYVPKPYTTSARPFARMFDSPKFNHNLLPNDKPDTAPKGRSSSPVKPQIPAQPQNADHDSGLDTFTRTMDHRSKYQHNNVNAVPKAIPVSPSALDDDDDEDEGHTVVATARGIFNCNGGVLSSIETGVSIIIPQGAIPDGVEQEIYFKVCRDNSILPPLDKEKGETLLSPLVMCGPHGLKFLKPVELRLPHCASMTPDGDPKSWQNKSLPGDPNYLVGANCVSVLIDHF, encoded by the exons AGTGCAGCGATGGAGGAAACGGTCATATGGGAACAGCACACAGTGACCCTTCACAGG GCCCCAGGATTTGGGTTTGGCATTGCCATCTCAGGTGGGCGAGACAACCCTCATTTCCAGAGTGGCGAGACGTCCATTGTTATATCTGATGTGTTGAAAGGAGGTCCTGCGGAGGGTCTGCTACA agaaaatgaTCGAGTGGTGATGGTCAATGCAGTCTCCATGGACAATGTAGAGCATGCATACGCTGTTCAGCAACTTCGCAAGAGTGGCAAAAATGCAAAGATA ACTATTCGTAGGAAAAGGAAAGTGCAAATCCCTGTTTCGCGGCCAGGGGACAGGGAGACGATGTCTGAGCACGAGGAGGAGGACAGTGATGAAGAGGATGGTTATGATCACCACAGTGGTCGTGGTGGCCAAAGTGCCTATGGAGGCGCGAGCGGAGGCACAGGCACTGGGAGGCGTCATGATCGTGAGCGCAGCAACAGTGGGAGGCGGGATCACAGTGCCTCGCGGGAAAGGAGCGTTTCACCGCGCTCTGATCGCCGATCACAAGCCTCTTCTGCTCCACCCAGACCTGCCAAGGTCACCCTTGTCAAGTCTCGAAAAAATGAAG AATATGGACTGCGGCTGGCCAGCCATATCTTTGTGAAGGACATCTCTCCAGAGAGCCTTGCTGCTCGGGATGGAAACATCCAGGAAGGAGATGTTGTACTTAAG ATCAATGGCACAGTTACAGAGAACCTATCACTGATAGATGCCAAGAAGCTGATTGAGAGGTCAAAGGGCAAGCTGAAGATGGTTGTGCAAAGAGATGAGCGAGCCACACTGCTCAACATTCCTGACCTTGATGACAGCATCCCATCAGCCAATAACTCCGACAGAGATG ACATTTCAGAAATACACTCATTGACGTCAGACCATTCCAATCGATCCCATGGGCGAGGTAGTCGGTCACGTTCACCTGACAGGCCCGAGACATCGGACCATCTCCGTCACTCACCTCGGCAAATCAGCAATGGCAG ccATCGAAGTCGAGATGAGGATCGCATATCTAAACCAGGGGCCATGTCCACACCAGTCAAAAGCTCTGATGATGGTGTTTTGTCACAGGCCAGCGACCAGGCCAGCTCCAGAGATGACAAACAGTTGCCTCCGCTGCCTG AACCAAAGCCAGTTTATGCCCAGCCGGGTCAGCCTGACGTGGACCTGCCTGTTAGTCCATCCGATGCCCCTGTACCCAGCGCTGCACACGATGACAGCATTCTCAG gcCAAGTATGAAGCTGGTCAAGTTTAAGAAGGCAGAGAGTGTCGGCCTGCGGTTAGCAGGAGGGAACGATGTGGGAATTTTTGTGGCAGGAGTTTTGGAAGACAGTCCAGCAGCTAAGGAGGGGCTGGAGGAGGGAGACCAGATTCTCAGG GTGAACAATGTGGACTTTGCCAACATCATCCGGGAAGAGGCTGTGCTGTTTTTGCTGGATCTCCCAAAAGGAGATGAAGTTACTATTCTGGCTCAGAAGAAAAAGGATG TGTATCGGAGGATAGTGGAATCAGATGTGGGTGACTCTTTCTACATTcggacacattttgaatatgAAAAAGAGTCACCGTATGGGTTGAGCTTTAACAAGGGTGAGGTGTTTCGTGTAGTAGATACACTCTACAATGGCAAATTAGGCTCTTGGCTTGCTATCCGTATTGGCAAGAACCACCAGGAAGTGGAGAGAGGCATCATCCCCAACAAGAACag AGCTGAGCAGCTATCCAGTGTGCAGTACACCCTCCCGAAAACACCTGGAGGTGACAGAGCAGACTTCTGGAGATTCAGAGGGTTGCGAAGTTCCAAGAGGAATTTGCGGAAAAGCAGGGAGGACCTGTCAGCCCAGCCAGTTCAGACCAAGTTCCCTGCCTATGAGAGGGTGGTGCTCAGGGAAG CTGGATTCCTGAGGCCTGTGGTTATCTTTGGGCCAATAGCAGATGTGGCCAGAGAGAAACTGGCCAGGGAGGAGCCAGACATCTTTGAACTAGCAA AGAGTGAACCCAGGGATGCAGGAACCGACCAGAAAAGCTCTGGCATCATTCGTCTGCACACCATTAAACAGATCATTGACCGA GACAAGCATGCAGTGCTGGACATCACCCCCAATGCAGTGGATCGTCTGAACTACGCTCAGTGGTATCCAATTGTGGTGTTTCTGAACCCAGATACCAAGCAGGGCGTCAAGAACATGAGGACCCGCCTCTGCCCTGAGTCTAGGAAAAGCGCAAGGAAGCTTTATGAGCGAGCCCTCAAATTAAGGAAGAACAACCACCACCTCTTCACCA CAACCATTAACTTGAACAGCATGAATGATGGTTGGTTTGGAGCGCTGAAAGAACTAATCCAGCAGCAACAGAACCAGTTGGTGTGGGTTTCAGAGGGCAAG GCTGATGGGGCAGCTGAGGATGACCTAGACATCCATGACGACCGCCTTTCCTATCTGTCGGCGCCGGGCAGTGAGTATTCCATGTACAGCACCGATAGTCGCCACACCTCCGACTACgaggacacagacacagagggtGGAGCCTACACTGACCAGGAGCTGGATGAAACGCTGAATGATGATGTGGGTCCACCCACGGAGCCCGCCATCACCCGTTCCTCTGAGCCTGTCCGCGAGGACCCACCTGTCATCCAGGAGCCCCCTGGCTATGCTGGCTACCAGCACACAGTGCAGCCGGACCCCCTGAACCGCATCGACCCAGCTGGGTTCAAGGCACCAGCGCCGCAGCAG ATGTTTCAGAAGGATCCATACAGCACAGACAACATAGGGAGAATCAGTCACAGTATGAAGCCTGTGACTTACAGCCCTCAGCAAGGATATCACCCTGACCAGCAGCCATACAGAGATTACGACCACCCACCCAGTCGGTATGATGTTAGCAGCAGTGGAGTCAGCAGTGGAGGTGGTTACCCAGAACCAAAGTACCGTAATTATGACTCTAACCCACCCTACGAGAACAGTGTGCCTCACTATGACCAGCAACAGTGGAACCCCTACAACCAGCCGCTATCTACTGCCAATTCCCAGAGCTATGATCCCCGTTTGCCTTACGGTGATGGCCCTGACTCGCAGTACACCCCTCCTCTACGTTATGACGAGCCCCCACCTCAACAGGGATTTGACGGACGGCCTCGCTACGGTAAACCGACAGGTCCAGCACCTGTCCGTTATGATGACCCTCCACCTCCTGCGCCAGGGTCTGATCTGCACTACGACCAGGATTCTCACCTGAGCACATACCCCTCAGCTTCCCGCTCCCCGGAGCCAGCTGCCCAGCGACCTGCCTATAACCAGGGACCAACGTTGCAACAAAAAGGCTACAAACCTCAGCAGTATGATCCTGCTCCTGTGAACTCTGAAACCAGCCCCACACCTCCACCTAAAGCAGAAGCTCCCTCGCCTTCTCCTGTAGATTTTCCAAAACCTGCACCTGCCAGAGATGAGCACCAAGAGGATGACCCTGCCATGAGACCTCAGTCAGTCCTGACAAGGGTCAAGATGTTTGAGAACAAGCGCTCAGTATCCATGGACCGAGCCAGAGATACAGGGGATTTATCTGGAAACAAG GCAGCTGATTTACCCTTGAAAGCGGGTGGAGTAATCCCTAAAGCAAATTCTCTGAGCAACCTGGATCAAGAGAGGACCTTTAG AGCCCCAGAGCCCCAGAAGCCTCAGTCCAAGGTAGCTGACGACATTGTGCGTTCCAACCATTACGACCCTGATGAGGACGAGGACTACTACAGGAAACAGCTGTCTTACTTTGACAAACTTCAGGCTGGCCCCAACAAACCTCAACCACAAGCACAATCAGCACACAGCTACCCCAG GACGGAATCAGTGGAGAAACCAAGTCCAGTTGAGAAAAAATATGAACCGGTTCCCCAGGTGACGCCATCTCTGCCACCAGCCACACTGCCCAAGCCCCCAGCTGAAG CCAAGCCTTCTGCCCGAGAGGACACAGTCCAGACCAACTTTCTGCCTCACAAGAGTTTCCCTGAGAAGTCTCCAGTTAATGGCACTAGTGAGCAGCCTCCGAAGTCGGTCACTAACACTGGGGCTCCACCAACATCCAGCTACAACCGCTACGTGCCCAAACCCTACACCACCTCTGCCAGGCCTTTTGCACGCATGTTTGACAGTCCTAAATTCAACCATAACCTTCTGCCCAACGACAAGCCTGACACTGCCCCAAAG GGTCGAAGCTCCAGTCCAGTAAAGCCTCAGATACCTGCACAGCCCCAGAATGCAGACCATGACAGTGGCCTGGACACTTTCACTCGCACTATGGACCACCGCTCCAAATACCAGCATAACAACGTCAACGCCGTGCCCAAGGCCATCCCAGTGAG CCCCAGTGCCCTGGATGATGACGACGATGAAGACGAGGGCCACACTGTGGTTGCAACAGCTCGCGGTATCTTCAACTGTAACGGTGGTGTTCTGAGCTCCATTGAGACAGGTGTCAGCATAATTATCCCGCAGGGTGCCATCCCTGACGGTGTTGAGCAGGAGATCTACTTCAAGGTCTGTCGAGACAACAGCATCCTGCCGCCGCTCGACAAAGAGAAAG gaGAGACTCTGCTCAGCCCTCTGGTGATGTGTGGACCTCATGGCCTCAAGTTTTTGAAGCCTGTGGAGCTGCGCTTACCTCACTGTGCGTCAATGACCCCTGATG
- the tjp1a gene encoding tight junction protein ZO-1 isoform X11, protein MKYQKYITVMQMAMGVTASNKDCLPAKRQLWVTPQDGETSPSGAPGCSDGPIGATGGAGAMAMPATSTLSLPMSQGKPSLRRIKGRIHRSKSLDSLDLLDSNSAAMEETVIWEQHTVTLHRAPGFGFGIAISGGRDNPHFQSGETSIVISDVLKGGPAEGLLQENDRVVMVNAVSMDNVEHAYAVQQLRKSGKNAKITIRRKRKVQIPVSRPGDRETMSEHEEEDSDEEDGYDHHSGRGGQSAYGGASGGTGTGRRHDRERSNSGRRDHSASRERSVSPRSDRRSQASSAPPRPAKVTLVKSRKNEEYGLRLASHIFVKDISPESLAARDGNIQEGDVVLKINGTVTENLSLIDAKKLIERSKGKLKMVVQRDERATLLNIPDLDDSIPSANNSDRDDISEIHSLTSDHSNRSHGRGSRSRSPDRPETSDHLRHSPRQISNGSHRSRDEDRISKPGAMSTPVKSSDDGVLSQASDQASSRDDKQLPPLPEPKPVYAQPGQPDVDLPVSPSDAPVPSAAHDDSILRPSMKLVKFKKAESVGLRLAGGNDVGIFVAGVLEDSPAAKEGLEEGDQILRVNNVDFANIIREEAVLFLLDLPKGDEVTILAQKKKDVYRRIVESDVGDSFYIRTHFEYEKESPYGLSFNKGEVFRVVDTLYNGKLGSWLAIRIGKNHQEVERGIIPNKNRAEQLSSVQYTLPKTPGGDRADFWRFRGLRSSKRNLRKSREDLSAQPVQTKFPAYERVVLREAGFLRPVVIFGPIADVAREKLAREEPDIFELAKSEPRDAGTDQKSSGIIRLHTIKQIIDRDKHAVLDITPNAVDRLNYAQWYPIVVFLNPDTKQGVKNMRTRLCPESRKSARKLYERALKLRKNNHHLFTTTINLNSMNDGWFGALKELIQQQQNQLVWVSEGKADGAAEDDLDIHDDRLSYLSAPGSEYSMYSTDSRHTSDYEDTDTEGGAYTDQELDETLNDDVGPPTEPAITRSSEPVREDPPVIQEPPGYAGYQHTVQPDPLNRIDPAGFKAPAPQQKAEAAAVPSISKQPEPLAETAPPAVDVTVKTVGVLSPDEAPPYSQPSPIPEAGSLRRPTPELAPQSVTPEPLQSGMASSEPKMFQKDPYSTDNIGRISHSMKPVTYSPQQGYHPDQQPYRDYDHPPSRYDVSSSGVSSGGGYPEPKYRNYDSNPPYENSVPHYDQQQWNPYNQPLSTANSQSYDPRLPYGDGPDSQYTPPLRYDEPPPQQGFDGRPRYGKPTGPAPVRYDDPPPPAPGSDLHYDQDSHLSTYPSASRSPEPAAQRPAYNQGPTLQQKGYKPQQYDPAPVNSETSPTPPPKAEAPSPSPVDFPKPAPARDEHQEDDPAMRPQSVLTRVKMFENKRSVSMDRARDTGDLSGNKAADLPLKAGGVIPKANSLSNLDQERTFRAPEPQKPQSKVADDIVRSNHYDPDEDEDYYRKQLSYFDKLQAGPNKPQPQAQSAHSYPRTESVEKPSPVEKKYEPVPQVTPSLPPATLPKPPAEAKPSAREDTVQTNFLPHKSFPEKSPVNGTSEQPPKSVTNTGAPPTSSYNRYVPKPYTTSARPFARMFDSPKFNHNLLPNDKPDTAPKGRSSSPVKPQIPAQPQNADHDSGLDTFTRTMDHRSKYQHNNVNAVPKAIPVSPSALDDDDDEDEGHTVVATARGIFNCNGGVLSSIETGVSIIIPQGAIPDGVEQEIYFKVCRDNSILPPLDKEKGETLLSPLVMCGPHGLKFLKPVELRLPHCASMTPDGDPKSWQNKSLPGDPNYLVGANCVSVLIDHF, encoded by the exons AGTGCAGCGATGGAGGAAACGGTCATATGGGAACAGCACACAGTGACCCTTCACAGG GCCCCAGGATTTGGGTTTGGCATTGCCATCTCAGGTGGGCGAGACAACCCTCATTTCCAGAGTGGCGAGACGTCCATTGTTATATCTGATGTGTTGAAAGGAGGTCCTGCGGAGGGTCTGCTACA agaaaatgaTCGAGTGGTGATGGTCAATGCAGTCTCCATGGACAATGTAGAGCATGCATACGCTGTTCAGCAACTTCGCAAGAGTGGCAAAAATGCAAAGATA ACTATTCGTAGGAAAAGGAAAGTGCAAATCCCTGTTTCGCGGCCAGGGGACAGGGAGACGATGTCTGAGCACGAGGAGGAGGACAGTGATGAAGAGGATGGTTATGATCACCACAGTGGTCGTGGTGGCCAAAGTGCCTATGGAGGCGCGAGCGGAGGCACAGGCACTGGGAGGCGTCATGATCGTGAGCGCAGCAACAGTGGGAGGCGGGATCACAGTGCCTCGCGGGAAAGGAGCGTTTCACCGCGCTCTGATCGCCGATCACAAGCCTCTTCTGCTCCACCCAGACCTGCCAAGGTCACCCTTGTCAAGTCTCGAAAAAATGAAG AATATGGACTGCGGCTGGCCAGCCATATCTTTGTGAAGGACATCTCTCCAGAGAGCCTTGCTGCTCGGGATGGAAACATCCAGGAAGGAGATGTTGTACTTAAG ATCAATGGCACAGTTACAGAGAACCTATCACTGATAGATGCCAAGAAGCTGATTGAGAGGTCAAAGGGCAAGCTGAAGATGGTTGTGCAAAGAGATGAGCGAGCCACACTGCTCAACATTCCTGACCTTGATGACAGCATCCCATCAGCCAATAACTCCGACAGAGATG ACATTTCAGAAATACACTCATTGACGTCAGACCATTCCAATCGATCCCATGGGCGAGGTAGTCGGTCACGTTCACCTGACAGGCCCGAGACATCGGACCATCTCCGTCACTCACCTCGGCAAATCAGCAATGGCAG ccATCGAAGTCGAGATGAGGATCGCATATCTAAACCAGGGGCCATGTCCACACCAGTCAAAAGCTCTGATGATGGTGTTTTGTCACAGGCCAGCGACCAGGCCAGCTCCAGAGATGACAAACAGTTGCCTCCGCTGCCTG AACCAAAGCCAGTTTATGCCCAGCCGGGTCAGCCTGACGTGGACCTGCCTGTTAGTCCATCCGATGCCCCTGTACCCAGCGCTGCACACGATGACAGCATTCTCAG gcCAAGTATGAAGCTGGTCAAGTTTAAGAAGGCAGAGAGTGTCGGCCTGCGGTTAGCAGGAGGGAACGATGTGGGAATTTTTGTGGCAGGAGTTTTGGAAGACAGTCCAGCAGCTAAGGAGGGGCTGGAGGAGGGAGACCAGATTCTCAGG GTGAACAATGTGGACTTTGCCAACATCATCCGGGAAGAGGCTGTGCTGTTTTTGCTGGATCTCCCAAAAGGAGATGAAGTTACTATTCTGGCTCAGAAGAAAAAGGATG TGTATCGGAGGATAGTGGAATCAGATGTGGGTGACTCTTTCTACATTcggacacattttgaatatgAAAAAGAGTCACCGTATGGGTTGAGCTTTAACAAGGGTGAGGTGTTTCGTGTAGTAGATACACTCTACAATGGCAAATTAGGCTCTTGGCTTGCTATCCGTATTGGCAAGAACCACCAGGAAGTGGAGAGAGGCATCATCCCCAACAAGAACag AGCTGAGCAGCTATCCAGTGTGCAGTACACCCTCCCGAAAACACCTGGAGGTGACAGAGCAGACTTCTGGAGATTCAGAGGGTTGCGAAGTTCCAAGAGGAATTTGCGGAAAAGCAGGGAGGACCTGTCAGCCCAGCCAGTTCAGACCAAGTTCCCTGCCTATGAGAGGGTGGTGCTCAGGGAAG CTGGATTCCTGAGGCCTGTGGTTATCTTTGGGCCAATAGCAGATGTGGCCAGAGAGAAACTGGCCAGGGAGGAGCCAGACATCTTTGAACTAGCAA AGAGTGAACCCAGGGATGCAGGAACCGACCAGAAAAGCTCTGGCATCATTCGTCTGCACACCATTAAACAGATCATTGACCGA GACAAGCATGCAGTGCTGGACATCACCCCCAATGCAGTGGATCGTCTGAACTACGCTCAGTGGTATCCAATTGTGGTGTTTCTGAACCCAGATACCAAGCAGGGCGTCAAGAACATGAGGACCCGCCTCTGCCCTGAGTCTAGGAAAAGCGCAAGGAAGCTTTATGAGCGAGCCCTCAAATTAAGGAAGAACAACCACCACCTCTTCACCA CAACCATTAACTTGAACAGCATGAATGATGGTTGGTTTGGAGCGCTGAAAGAACTAATCCAGCAGCAACAGAACCAGTTGGTGTGGGTTTCAGAGGGCAAG GCTGATGGGGCAGCTGAGGATGACCTAGACATCCATGACGACCGCCTTTCCTATCTGTCGGCGCCGGGCAGTGAGTATTCCATGTACAGCACCGATAGTCGCCACACCTCCGACTACgaggacacagacacagagggtGGAGCCTACACTGACCAGGAGCTGGATGAAACGCTGAATGATGATGTGGGTCCACCCACGGAGCCCGCCATCACCCGTTCCTCTGAGCCTGTCCGCGAGGACCCACCTGTCATCCAGGAGCCCCCTGGCTATGCTGGCTACCAGCACACAGTGCAGCCGGACCCCCTGAACCGCATCGACCCAGCTGGGTTCAAGGCACCAGCGCCGCAGCAG AAAGCAGAGGCCGCTGCCGTCCCTAGCATCTCCAAGCAGCCTGAACCCCTGGCTGAgacagcgccccctgctgttgatgttactgtaaaaactgtagGGGTTCTGAGCCCTGATGAGGCTCCTCCCTACAGCCAGCCAAGCCCCATCCCAGAGGCTGGTTCACTTAGGAGACCCACCCCTGAGCTAGCCCCTCAGAGCGTCACACCAGAACCTCTACAGTCTGGAATGGCCAGTTCAGAACCAAAG ATGTTTCAGAAGGATCCATACAGCACAGACAACATAGGGAGAATCAGTCACAGTATGAAGCCTGTGACTTACAGCCCTCAGCAAGGATATCACCCTGACCAGCAGCCATACAGAGATTACGACCACCCACCCAGTCGGTATGATGTTAGCAGCAGTGGAGTCAGCAGTGGAGGTGGTTACCCAGAACCAAAGTACCGTAATTATGACTCTAACCCACCCTACGAGAACAGTGTGCCTCACTATGACCAGCAACAGTGGAACCCCTACAACCAGCCGCTATCTACTGCCAATTCCCAGAGCTATGATCCCCGTTTGCCTTACGGTGATGGCCCTGACTCGCAGTACACCCCTCCTCTACGTTATGACGAGCCCCCACCTCAACAGGGATTTGACGGACGGCCTCGCTACGGTAAACCGACAGGTCCAGCACCTGTCCGTTATGATGACCCTCCACCTCCTGCGCCAGGGTCTGATCTGCACTACGACCAGGATTCTCACCTGAGCACATACCCCTCAGCTTCCCGCTCCCCGGAGCCAGCTGCCCAGCGACCTGCCTATAACCAGGGACCAACGTTGCAACAAAAAGGCTACAAACCTCAGCAGTATGATCCTGCTCCTGTGAACTCTGAAACCAGCCCCACACCTCCACCTAAAGCAGAAGCTCCCTCGCCTTCTCCTGTAGATTTTCCAAAACCTGCACCTGCCAGAGATGAGCACCAAGAGGATGACCCTGCCATGAGACCTCAGTCAGTCCTGACAAGGGTCAAGATGTTTGAGAACAAGCGCTCAGTATCCATGGACCGAGCCAGAGATACAGGGGATTTATCTGGAAACAAG GCAGCTGATTTACCCTTGAAAGCGGGTGGAGTAATCCCTAAAGCAAATTCTCTGAGCAACCTGGATCAAGAGAGGACCTTTAG AGCCCCAGAGCCCCAGAAGCCTCAGTCCAAGGTAGCTGACGACATTGTGCGTTCCAACCATTACGACCCTGATGAGGACGAGGACTACTACAGGAAACAGCTGTCTTACTTTGACAAACTTCAGGCTGGCCCCAACAAACCTCAACCACAAGCACAATCAGCACACAGCTACCCCAG GACGGAATCAGTGGAGAAACCAAGTCCAGTTGAGAAAAAATATGAACCGGTTCCCCAGGTGACGCCATCTCTGCCACCAGCCACACTGCCCAAGCCCCCAGCTGAAG CCAAGCCTTCTGCCCGAGAGGACACAGTCCAGACCAACTTTCTGCCTCACAAGAGTTTCCCTGAGAAGTCTCCAGTTAATGGCACTAGTGAGCAGCCTCCGAAGTCGGTCACTAACACTGGGGCTCCACCAACATCCAGCTACAACCGCTACGTGCCCAAACCCTACACCACCTCTGCCAGGCCTTTTGCACGCATGTTTGACAGTCCTAAATTCAACCATAACCTTCTGCCCAACGACAAGCCTGACACTGCCCCAAAG GGTCGAAGCTCCAGTCCAGTAAAGCCTCAGATACCTGCACAGCCCCAGAATGCAGACCATGACAGTGGCCTGGACACTTTCACTCGCACTATGGACCACCGCTCCAAATACCAGCATAACAACGTCAACGCCGTGCCCAAGGCCATCCCAGTGAG CCCCAGTGCCCTGGATGATGACGACGATGAAGACGAGGGCCACACTGTGGTTGCAACAGCTCGCGGTATCTTCAACTGTAACGGTGGTGTTCTGAGCTCCATTGAGACAGGTGTCAGCATAATTATCCCGCAGGGTGCCATCCCTGACGGTGTTGAGCAGGAGATCTACTTCAAGGTCTGTCGAGACAACAGCATCCTGCCGCCGCTCGACAAAGAGAAAG gaGAGACTCTGCTCAGCCCTCTGGTGATGTGTGGACCTCATGGCCTCAAGTTTTTGAAGCCTGTGGAGCTGCGCTTACCTCACTGTGCGTCAATGACCCCTGATG